The sequence CATTTCGGATCTGTCGAAGTTCAAGGCGCACTACCCCGGCTGGAACTGGACCTTCGATCTGAAGCAGACACTTGTTCAAATCCACGACAGCATGGCGGCCCGCCTTGGGCAACACGCATAAACCAGTTTGGCGTTTGTCGTTTAGGGGTTGTTGCAGCGTCAGTGCCGAGCCAGGTACGTTGGCTGCGTGACACGCCTTGAACGACAAGCGCCAAATTTCATTCTATGACTTGGAGTAAGAAAGGGCTGGTGTTCAAGCCCGAGGGAACGCTACCGTTTAGCCAAACGCACGCTCAGGTTCCATTTGGTTTTCCGCTGCCCGATACCAACCGGCTGCGTGTCTATTTTGCCACGCGCGATGCGCAACGCCAATCGGCCACCACATTCGTAGAACTGGATGCCAATGATTTGTCGAACGTGCTCTACGTGCACGATAAACCTTGTATTCGGCACGGCGAAGTCGGTACGTTCGACGAGACGGGGGTTATGCCTTCGTGGTTCCTGAACGTTCCTGGAGCTGATGGAACGAACGAAATCTGGCTCTATTATACGGGCTGGAATAAAAGCGAAACCGCCCATTACCGCCTTGGTATTGGGCTGGCCATCAGCCGCGATGGTGGCCTCACGTTTGAGCGGGCCTACACGGGCCCATTGCTCGACCGGTACATCTTCGATCAGGTGTGGGTCGCGCAGCCGTGCGTCATGCGCGAGCCGCAACCCGACGGCACTGTACGCTGGCGGATGTGGTACCTGTCGTGCACCAAAATTGAGCTCATCGACGGCCATCCCGAGCCATTCTACGACGTGAAATACGCCGAATCGGCCGACGGGATCCACTGGAACCGTACCGGGCAGGTATGCGTGGGCTACGACGAATTTACCGACGCCATTGGCCGCCCGACCGTGTTCAAGGAAGGCGATCTGTACAAGATGTATTTCTCGTATCGGTCGGCCACGCACTACCGCACCGACGTGGAGCGTAGCTACCGGATCGGCTACGCTGAATCGACGGACGGTATCAACTGGACGCGCCGCGACGAGCTGGCTGGCATCGAACGGTCGACGGACGGCTGGGATGCCCAGATGATGGATTATTGCCACATTATTGAACACCAAAACCGCTGGACGATGTTCTACAACGGTAACGGCTTTGGTGCATCGGGTTTTGGCTACGCCATTCGGGAAGACTAACTTGCTTTTGGAATCATAATTGCCGAATTATGAGGTAGATCATAGACGGTATTGATCCAGAACAGCGCGGCCCCGGCCCCGGCGGTATGTACTTCGTGTCGTGGCAACAGGCCACCAGTCAACTCATCTACAGATTACTATGCTTACTTCTGCGCAGATAGAACAGTATAAAGAGCAGGGCTTCCTGCTGTTGAAAGGCGTTTTGCCGAAAGAAGTCATTGAACCGATTTATCGGGAGGCGCGCGCCATCTTCGCCAAGCAAATTGAGCGGGTATTGGGCCAGAAAGTCGACATCGACGATCGCGATGCCTTCGAGGCCGCCATGTTCGCCTTTTTCGAAGCTGATTTCAATGCCTTTTCGAGCACCGGCAAAACCGTACAGCACACCATCGCCCTGCACAAGCTGGGCGTGAGCGACGAGATCATCGACGCCATCAAAGCGCTGGGCCTTACCGAGCCGGTGATTGCCGTTCGGCCATCGATGCAGTTTAACAGCCGCTTTCTGTCGAAAGATGGAAATACCTACTGGCGGCTGGGCGCGCATCAGGACTGGCGCAACGGGCAGGGTTCACTCGATAGCGTAGTGGTGTGGTTCCCAATGGTGCCGGCTGGTGAGGAAATCGGTGCGTTGCAGGTCATTCCCGGCAGCCACCGCGACGGGCTGATGCAGGCCGACGCTGCTGGCTACGCCGGAGTAATTGGCGAAGAGATCGACGATAGCCGCTACGTGCAGACCGAATACGAGGTGGGCGATATGCTCTTCTTCTCGGCGCTGCTGGTCCACCGTTCGGGCAACAACGTAACGCGCAACATCCGTTGGTCGGTACAGCTTCGGTACAACAACCTGGCCGAGCCGACCTTCATCGAACGCGGCTACCCCATGCCGTACATCTACCGCCCGCAGGACGAACTCATTACCCCCGATTTCCCGACATCCGAGCAGATTCGGGAGGTGTACGCTTAAAATAAGTCCGGAGTACTTAGTCCGAAGTCTGGAAAGTCGTTGTGGTGTTGCTTACACATTGAGCTCACTAAACTGACTTTCCAGACTTTGGACTAATCACTTTGGACTCCAAGTATGAAAGTCAGCGTTTGTATCGCCACGTATAATCAGGAGAAGTTTATTGGTCAGGCTATTGAGAGTGCCCTGGCGCAGCAGGTAAACTTCCCTATGGAAATTCTGGTTGGCGACGATTTTTCGACCGACAATACCCGGGCCATCGTTCAGACCTACATCGATCGGTATCCCGATCTGGTCAAGCCCGTGTTTCATCCGCGGAATCTGGGGCAGAATGGCCTGTTCAACGCGATGGAGACCTTCAAACTGGCCAAGGGAACGTACCTGGCTTCATTTGATGGCGACGATTACTGGACCGACCCGCTGAAGCTACAGAAACAGGTCGATTTCCTAGACGCTCATCCCGACTTTGTTGCCTGCTACCACAACGCCCTCATCACCTACGAAGACGGGTCGCCCAGCCACATTCTCAACCCGCCCGATCAGCCAGCCGTATCGACGCTCGATGACCTGATCGGTGAGGATGAAATCTGGTTCATGGCGACGTCGAGCGTGCTGTTTCGCAATGTACTGCATACGTACCCAGCCTGGTTCATGCGCTCGGTGAGCGGCGACATTCCGCGCTATATTCTGCTGGCCAAACACGGCAAAATCGGTTACCTGCCCGATGTGATGTCGGTGTATCGGAAAAATCAGGGAGGCACCAGCTTTACTGATAAGTACCACGATGCCGGGTTTCTGCGCAACCGCATCGACATGTATGAGGGCATCAATCAGGAACTGGACTACCGCTACGACCGCAAGCTGAAACGGAACATCGCCCGGTATTACAAGATGATGCTTGAAAGCGAGCAATACCGCAATCGCTATTACCCGCGTAACCTGCTGGCAGCGAAATACCTGTGGTTGGGTCGCCCCGATGCGGCCGAACGCAAACTGATTCTGCAGCA comes from Fibrella aestuarina BUZ 2 and encodes:
- a CDS encoding phytanoyl-CoA dioxygenase family protein, which gives rise to MLTSAQIEQYKEQGFLLLKGVLPKEVIEPIYREARAIFAKQIERVLGQKVDIDDRDAFEAAMFAFFEADFNAFSSTGKTVQHTIALHKLGVSDEIIDAIKALGLTEPVIAVRPSMQFNSRFLSKDGNTYWRLGAHQDWRNGQGSLDSVVVWFPMVPAGEEIGALQVIPGSHRDGLMQADAAGYAGVIGEEIDDSRYVQTEYEVGDMLFFSALLVHRSGNNVTRNIRWSVQLRYNNLAEPTFIERGYPMPYIYRPQDELITPDFPTSEQIREVYA
- a CDS encoding glycosyltransferase family 2 protein, producing the protein MKVSVCIATYNQEKFIGQAIESALAQQVNFPMEILVGDDFSTDNTRAIVQTYIDRYPDLVKPVFHPRNLGQNGLFNAMETFKLAKGTYLASFDGDDYWTDPLKLQKQVDFLDAHPDFVACYHNALITYEDGSPSHILNPPDQPAVSTLDDLIGEDEIWFMATSSVLFRNVLHTYPAWFMRSVSGDIPRYILLAKHGKIGYLPDVMSVYRKNQGGTSFTDKYHDAGFLRNRIDMYEGINQELDYRYDRKLKRNIARYYKMMLESEQYRNRYYPRNLLAAKYLWLGRPDAAERKLILQQYIIPPPLMRLYSRVAIGLGNKLRS